The following are from one region of the Sorghum bicolor cultivar BTx623 chromosome 2, Sorghum_bicolor_NCBIv3, whole genome shotgun sequence genome:
- the LOC8086419 gene encoding uncharacterized protein LOC8086419 produces the protein MGAVVTAVIAIAAVVLGWITIEMACKPCLETGRRAMDRALDPNYDPDSPTNANANATATTGGAASATEPLLADLSASTAPPAKAI, from the coding sequence ATGGGGGCGGTGGTGACGGCGGTGATCGCGATCGCGGCGGTGGTGCTCGGCTGGATCACCATCGAGATGGCCTGCAAGCCCTGCCTCGAGACCGGCCGCCGCGCCATGGACCGCGCGCTCGACCCCAACTACGACCCGGACTCCCCCACCAACGCCAACGCCaacgccaccgccaccaccggcGGCGCCGCCTCCGCCACCGAGCCGCTCCTCGCCGACCTCTCCGCCTCCACCGCGCCACCCGCCAAGGCCATCTAA